In a genomic window of Streptococcus oralis subsp. tigurinus:
- a CDS encoding energy-coupling factor transporter transmembrane component T: MTDQTFISGAPRVKLKWYQVIDPITKLLFILDMTLLSFASMNLLLQAGLILVATLLLLFSKLSSTTFKALGFSLFLICTMLIIQGLFYSRNQTVLFSVLGVSFYKEGLIYATTLGCRVLVIILTSGFFMVTTSISENAAYLELSGLSYKTVYVLMSVCYILPEMMRNMRKIQQAQKVRGTNPQKTLIQKLKSVLPVLIPLVIKTLDQSMTRSISLQLRGFDNLNRTVRTSQRVYRLSRTLHIGLTGLAILLIGWKIWTKINGL; encoded by the coding sequence ATGACTGATCAAACATTTATTTCTGGAGCGCCACGGGTCAAGCTCAAGTGGTACCAGGTGATCGATCCGATTACTAAGCTCTTGTTCATCTTGGACATGACGTTGTTGAGCTTTGCCAGTATGAATTTATTGCTTCAGGCCGGATTAATTCTTGTCGCAACACTGCTATTGTTATTTTCCAAATTGAGTTCTACCACCTTTAAGGCACTGGGATTCAGCCTGTTTCTGATTTGCACCATGCTGATCATTCAAGGGTTATTTTACAGTCGGAATCAAACTGTGCTTTTTTCTGTGCTTGGGGTGTCGTTCTACAAAGAGGGCCTGATTTACGCCACCACTCTGGGTTGTCGAGTATTGGTGATTATTTTGACCAGTGGCTTTTTTATGGTGACCACGAGTATTTCAGAAAACGCGGCCTATTTGGAACTGTCCGGATTGTCTTATAAAACCGTCTACGTTCTGATGTCGGTGTGTTATATTTTGCCGGAAATGATGCGCAATATGCGGAAAATCCAGCAGGCACAAAAAGTTCGCGGAACCAATCCGCAAAAAACGTTGATTCAGAAATTAAAGTCAGTCCTGCCGGTTCTAATTCCATTGGTGATTAAGACCTTGGATCAATCGATGACGCGGTCGATTTCTCTCCAACTGAGAGGTTTTGATAATCTCAACCGGACTGTCAGAACCTCCCAGCGCGTGTATCGCCTGTCGCGGACGCTGCACATTGGTCTGACTGGATTGGCAATTTTATTGATTGGGTGGAAGATATGGACGAAGATAAACGGATTGTAA
- a CDS encoding ABC transporter permease/substrate-binding protein — translation MANLISTFQDRFGDWVTALSQHLQLSLLTLLLAIFIAVPLAVFLRYHKKMADWVLQIAGIFQTIPSLALLGLFIPLMGIGTLPALTALVIYAIFPILQNTITGLKGIDPSLQEAGIAFGMTRWERLKKFEIPLAMPVMMSGIRTAAVLIIGTATLAALIGAGGLGSFILLGIDRNNTSLILIGALSSAVLAIAFNFLLKVMEKAKLRTIFSGFALVTILLGLSYSPALLAQKEKENLVIAGKLGPEPEILANMYKLLIEENTSMTATVKPNFGKTSFLYEALKKGDIDIYPEFTGTVTESLLQPAPKVGHEPDQVYQVARDGIAKQDHLAYLKPMSYQNTYAVAVPKKIAQEYGLKTISDLKKVEGQLKAGFTLEFNDREDGNKGLQSMYGLNLNVATMEPALRYQAIQSGDIQITDAYSTDAELARYDLQVLEDDKQLFPPYQGAPLMKEALLKKHPELETVLNKLAGKITESQMSQLNYQVGVEGKSAEQVAKEFLQEQGLLKK, via the coding sequence ATGGCTAATTTGATATCAACTTTTCAGGATCGTTTTGGTGATTGGGTAACAGCTCTATCTCAACATTTGCAGTTGTCACTTTTGACCTTGTTACTAGCTATCTTTATTGCAGTCCCCTTAGCGGTATTTCTTCGTTATCATAAAAAGATGGCGGATTGGGTCTTGCAGATTGCAGGGATTTTCCAGACTATCCCGTCTCTGGCCTTGTTGGGACTCTTTATCCCCTTGATGGGAATTGGGACCTTGCCAGCTTTGACAGCTCTGGTGATTTATGCGATTTTCCCGATTTTGCAAAACACCATCACTGGGCTGAAGGGAATTGATCCGAGTCTGCAAGAGGCTGGGATTGCCTTTGGGATGACCAGATGGGAACGTCTCAAGAAATTCGAAATTCCACTCGCCATGCCTGTTATGATGTCTGGGATTCGGACAGCAGCGGTCTTGATTATCGGTACGGCAACCTTGGCAGCTTTAATTGGTGCTGGGGGACTGGGTTCCTTTATCCTTTTGGGAATTGACCGTAATAATACCAGTCTGATTTTGATTGGGGCCCTTTCTTCTGCAGTGCTTGCCATTGCCTTTAACTTCCTGCTAAAAGTGATGGAAAAAGCAAAATTGCGGACGATTTTCTCTGGTTTTGCCTTGGTGACAATATTGCTCGGTCTGTCTTATAGTCCAGCTCTATTAGCTCAAAAAGAGAAAGAAAACTTGGTGATTGCTGGGAAATTGGGACCGGAACCAGAAATTTTGGCCAATATGTATAAGTTGCTGATTGAAGAGAATACCAGTATGACTGCGACTGTTAAACCAAATTTTGGGAAAACAAGCTTCCTCTATGAAGCTCTGAAAAAAGGGGATATTGATATCTATCCTGAATTTACTGGTACGGTGACTGAAAGTTTACTTCAACCAGCACCTAAAGTAGGTCATGAGCCAGATCAGGTTTATCAAGTGGCGCGTGATGGCATTGCTAAACAGGATCATCTGGCCTATCTCAAACCTATGTCTTATCAAAATACCTACGCTGTAGCTGTTCCGAAAAAAATTGCTCAAGAATATGGCTTGAAGACCATTTCGGACTTGAAAAAAGTGGAAGGGCAGCTGAAGGCAGGCTTTACACTAGAATTTAATGATCGTGAGGATGGAAATAAGGGCTTGCAATCAATGTATGGTCTCAATCTCAACGTAGCGACCATGGAGCCAGCTCTTCGCTATCAGGCAATTCAGTCAGGCGATATTCAAATCACGGATGCCTATTCGACAGATGCAGAATTGGCGCGTTATGATTTACAGGTCTTGGAAGATGACAAGCAACTCTTCCCACCTTATCAAGGGGCACCACTCATGAAAGAAGCTCTTCTCAAGAAACATCCTGAGTTGGAGACAGTTCTCAATAAATTGGCTGGTAAAATCACGGAAAGCCAGATGAGCCAGCTCAACTACCAAGTCGGTGTTGAAGGCAAGTCAGCAGAACAAGTAGCCAAAGAATTTCTACAAGAACAAGGCTTGTTGAAGAAATAG
- a CDS encoding ABC transporter ATP-binding protein — translation MIEYKNVALRYTEKDVLRDVNLQIENGEFMVLVGPSGSGKTTMIKMINRLLEPTDGNIYMDGKRIKDYDERELRLSTGYVLQAIALFPNLTVAENIALIPEMKGWTKEEIAQKTEELLAKVGLPVAEYGHRLPSELSGGEQQRVGIVRAMIGQPKILLMDEPFSALDAISRKQLQVLTKELHKEFGMTTVFVTHDTDEALKLADRIAVLQDGEIRQVANPETILKSPATDFVADLFGGSVHG, via the coding sequence ATGATTGAATACAAAAATGTAGCGCTACGCTATACAGAAAAAGACGTCTTGAGAGACGTCAATTTACAGATTGAGAATGGAGAGTTCATGGTTTTAGTTGGGCCTTCTGGGTCCGGTAAGACGACCATGATCAAGATGATTAATCGTCTCTTGGAACCAACTGATGGAAATATTTATATGGATGGCAAGCGCATCAAAGACTATGATGAGCGTGAACTTCGTCTTTCTACTGGTTATGTTTTACAGGCCATTGCTCTGTTTCCCAATCTAACGGTTGCGGAAAATATCGCCCTCATTCCTGAGATGAAGGGCTGGACTAAGGAAGAAATTGCTCAGAAAACAGAAGAGCTTTTGGCTAAAGTTGGCTTGCCAGTAGCTGAGTATGGGCATCGACTTCCAAGCGAATTATCTGGTGGAGAACAGCAACGGGTCGGCATTGTCCGTGCTATGATTGGTCAGCCTAAGATTTTGCTTATGGATGAGCCTTTTTCGGCTTTGGACGCTATTTCGAGAAAACAGTTGCAGGTTCTGACGAAAGAATTGCATAAAGAGTTTGGGATGACAACGGTTTTTGTGACCCATGATACGGATGAAGCTTTGAAATTGGCGGACCGTATTGCTGTCTTGCAGGATGGAGAGATTCGTCAGGTGGCGAATCCTGAGACGATTTTAAAATCTCCTGCAACAGACTTTGTAGCAGACTTGTTTGGAGGTAGTGTTCATGGCTAA
- a CDS encoding MarR family winged helix-turn-helix transcriptional regulator gives MKYCHLVAHHICLLNGRLFQKLLRQDPDSLYRSEQGKILAVLWNSKTGCATATDIALATGLANNTLTTMIKKLEEQNLITVSPCGEDKRKKYLVLTELGKSQKEVGQRVSQRLDTICYKGFSEEEIRQFEAFQERILANLKEKENEV, from the coding sequence ATGAAATATTGTCATTTGGTAGCCCATCATATTTGTTTGTTGAATGGGCGGCTTTTTCAAAAGTTACTGAGACAAGACCCTGACTCTCTTTATCGGAGTGAGCAGGGAAAGATTTTAGCGGTTTTATGGAATAGTAAGACGGGCTGTGCAACTGCGACAGATATTGCGCTTGCGACTGGGCTTGCTAATAATACGTTGACGACTATGATAAAAAAGTTAGAGGAGCAAAATCTTATAACTGTCAGTCCGTGTGGAGAAGATAAGCGTAAGAAGTATCTAGTTTTAACAGAGTTGGGCAAGTCTCAGAAAGAAGTTGGGCAACGTGTCAGCCAAAGATTGGATACTATCTGTTACAAAGGATTTTCAGAGGAAGAGATTCGTCAGTTTGAAGCTTTTCAAGAAAGAATTTTGGCTAATCTGAAAGAGAAGGAAAATGAGGTTTAG
- a CDS encoding O-antigen ligase family protein encodes MKSIGLLDKIRGLSKKDFFLYLMIMSIFLPFYLFLALFALYLIGLLVTGEMKGIIKGLAKHPVLLFFIAYSSIISIVAKNWLGLVASLLMFLFLIFFSFYQKRLTHAFFRLILQTILFGSVLSAAFATLEHFQIVKKFNYAFLSPNMQVWHQNRAEVTFFNPNYYGIICCFCIMIAFYLFTTTKLRWLKIFCVIAGFVNLFGLNFTQNRTAFPAIIAGAIIYLFTTIKNWKAFWLSIGVFAIGLSFLFSSDLGVRMGTLDSSMEERISIWDAGMALFKQNPFWGEGPLTYMHSYPRINAPYHEHAHSLYIDTILSYGIVGTILLALSSVAPVRLMMDMSQESGKRPIIGLYLSFLTVVAVHGIFDLALFWIQSGFIFLLVMCSIPLERRTLVSDMTD; translated from the coding sequence TTGAAATCAATTGGATTACTGGATAAGATAAGAGGGCTTTCGAAAAAAGATTTCTTTTTGTATTTGATGATCATGAGTATCTTTTTACCTTTTTATTTGTTCTTAGCACTCTTTGCTTTATATTTGATAGGTTTACTTGTTACTGGGGAGATGAAGGGAATTATCAAAGGATTAGCCAAACATCCTGTACTTCTCTTTTTTATTGCCTACAGTAGTATCATCTCCATCGTCGCCAAGAACTGGCTTGGATTGGTTGCATCTTTACTGATGTTTCTCTTCCTCATTTTCTTTAGTTTTTACCAGAAACGTTTGACACATGCTTTCTTCCGTTTGATTTTGCAGACAATCTTGTTTGGCAGTGTGCTCTCCGCGGCTTTTGCCACTTTGGAGCATTTCCAAATTGTAAAGAAATTTAACTACGCCTTTCTTTCGCCCAATATGCAAGTATGGCACCAGAACCGTGCAGAGGTAACTTTCTTTAATCCGAACTACTATGGGATTATCTGTTGTTTCTGTATCATGATTGCTTTTTATCTTTTTACAACGACGAAGCTAAGATGGTTAAAAATTTTTTGTGTGATTGCAGGATTTGTTAATCTCTTTGGATTGAACTTTACGCAAAATCGAACTGCCTTTCCTGCTATTATCGCTGGAGCCATCATTTATCTCTTTACGACCATTAAAAACTGGAAAGCCTTTTGGCTTAGTATTGGGGTCTTTGCGATTGGCTTGAGTTTCCTTTTTTCTAGTGATTTGGGAGTTCGGATGGGGACTTTAGATTCCTCTATGGAAGAACGCATTTCTATCTGGGATGCTGGGATGGCCTTGTTTAAGCAAAATCCTTTTTGGGGGGAGGGGCCATTGACCTATATGCACTCTTATCCTCGGATAAATGCTCCTTATCATGAACATGCTCACAGCCTTTATATTGATACGATTCTGAGTTACGGAATTGTGGGAACCATTTTATTAGCTTTGTCTTCTGTTGCTCCTGTTCGTTTGATGATGGATATGAGTCAGGAGTCGGGGAAACGTCCAATTATCGGTCTTTATCTATCTTTCCTTACAGTGGTTGCTGTGCATGGAATCTTTGACTTGGCCCTTTTCTGGATTCAGTCAGGTTTCATTTTCTTGTTAGTTATGTGCAGTATTCCATTGGAGCGTCGAACCTTGGTATCAGACATGACGGATTAA
- the gtfA gene encoding sucrose phosphorylase: MTIQNKTMLITYSDSLGNNLKDLYENLEEHFGDAIGGVHLLPFFPSTGDRGFAPVDYDEVDSAFGDWEDVKRLGEKYYLMFDFMINHISRQSKYYKDYQEKHEASEFKDLFLNWDKFWPENRPTQSDVDLIYKRKDRAPKQEIVFADGSVEHLWNTFGEEQIDLDVTKEVTMAFIRKTIQHLASNGCDLIRLDAFAYAVKKLDTNDFFVEPDIWDLLDKVRDIAAEYGTELLPEIHEHYSIQFKIADHDYYVYDFALPMVTLYTLYSSRTERLAKWLKMSPMKQFTTLDTHDGIGVVDVKDILTDEEVDYASNELYKVGANVKRKYSSAEYNNLDIYQINSTYYSALGDDDVKYFLARLIQAFAPGIPQVYYVGLLAGKNDLKFLEETKEGRNINRHYYSNEEIAEEVQRPVVKSLLNLFSFRNRSEAFDLEGTIEVETPTEYSIVIKRQNKDKSVTAVAEIDLQSQTYQVLENGRKIQF, from the coding sequence ATGACCATTCAAAATAAAACTATGTTGATTACTTACTCAGACAGTCTTGGAAATAACCTTAAAGACTTGTATGAGAATTTGGAAGAGCATTTTGGTGATGCTATTGGAGGAGTTCACCTTCTACCATTTTTCCCATCAACAGGTGATCGTGGATTTGCGCCAGTTGACTATGATGAAGTGGATTCAGCTTTTGGTGATTGGGAGGACGTTAAGCGTTTAGGTGAGAAATATTATCTTATGTTTGACTTTATGATTAATCATATTTCTCGTCAATCCAAGTACTATAAGGACTATCAAGAAAAACATGAAGCCAGTGAATTTAAAGATCTCTTTTTAAACTGGGATAAGTTTTGGCCAGAGAACCGTCCGACACAGTCTGACGTAGATTTAATTTACAAGCGTAAGGATCGTGCACCAAAGCAAGAGATTGTTTTTGCAGATGGTTCAGTGGAACATTTGTGGAATACTTTTGGTGAGGAGCAGATTGATCTTGATGTGACCAAAGAAGTAACAATGGCATTCATCCGTAAGACGATTCAACATCTAGCAAGTAACGGATGTGATTTGATTCGTCTAGATGCCTTTGCTTATGCAGTGAAGAAATTGGATACCAATGATTTCTTTGTGGAACCAGATATTTGGGATTTGCTGGATAAAGTTCGAGATATAGCAGCTGAGTATGGGACAGAGCTCTTACCTGAGATTCATGAACACTATTCGATTCAGTTTAAAATAGCGGACCATGATTACTATGTTTACGATTTTGCCCTTCCAATGGTGACCCTTTATACTCTTTACAGTTCCAGAACAGAGCGCTTGGCTAAGTGGTTAAAGATGAGCCCGATGAAGCAATTTACGACACTAGATACTCATGATGGGATTGGAGTGGTGGATGTCAAAGATATCCTGACCGATGAGGAAGTTGACTATGCTTCAAATGAGCTCTATAAGGTTGGAGCGAATGTCAAACGGAAGTACTCCAGTGCTGAGTATAACAATCTAGATATCTACCAAATCAATTCAACCTACTATTCTGCGCTTGGAGATGATGATGTCAAGTACTTCCTCGCTCGTCTGATTCAAGCTTTTGCCCCAGGCATTCCTCAGGTTTACTATGTGGGTCTATTAGCAGGAAAAAATGACTTGAAATTTTTAGAAGAAACCAAAGAAGGTCGAAATATTAATCGTCATTACTATAGCAACGAGGAAATAGCAGAAGAAGTTCAACGTCCTGTGGTGAAGTCTCTTCTCAATCTATTTTCTTTCCGTAATCGGTCAGAAGCCTTTGATCTAGAAGGAACTATAGAGGTGGAAACACCAACGGAATACAGCATTGTGATTAAACGTCAAAATAAAGATAAGTCCGTAACAGCAGTAGCAGAAATTGATTTGCAAAGTCAAACCTATCAGGTATTGGAAAACGGCAGAAAAATTCAGTTTTAG
- a CDS encoding carbohydrate ABC transporter permease, whose protein sequence is MKKEEKLNQFWKYVLLIVGGILILVPLLVTVFSSFKITKDIMNHFFSLPNPFTLSNYERLVSDGIGGYFWNSAVITVLSLIVVAFFIPAAAYSIARNMSKKKAFAIMYSLLILGIFVPFQVIMIPITVMMSKLGLANMWGLVILYLTYAIPQTLFLYVGYIKISIPDSLDEAAEIDGADRFTTYRRIIFPMLKPMHATTLIINALWFWNDFMLPLLILNKDSKMWTLPLFQYNYQGQYFNDYGPSFASYIVGIVTITIVYLIFQKHIISGMSNGAVK, encoded by the coding sequence ATGAAAAAAGAAGAAAAATTGAATCAGTTTTGGAAATATGTCCTCTTGATAGTAGGTGGTATCCTTATACTTGTTCCTTTATTGGTAACAGTATTTAGTTCTTTCAAAATAACTAAGGATATCATGAATCATTTCTTTAGTTTGCCCAATCCTTTTACCTTAAGCAATTATGAACGCTTGGTTTCGGATGGAATTGGAGGCTATTTCTGGAATTCAGCAGTTATTACGGTGTTATCATTGATTGTAGTAGCTTTCTTTATACCAGCTGCAGCTTATTCCATTGCTCGAAATATGTCCAAGAAAAAAGCCTTTGCAATTATGTATTCGCTCTTGATCTTAGGGATATTTGTTCCATTTCAGGTGATTATGATTCCCATCACAGTTATGATGAGTAAACTCGGTCTAGCAAATATGTGGGGGCTAGTAATACTCTATCTAACCTATGCTATTCCACAGACTCTCTTCTTGTATGTTGGTTATATAAAAATCAGTATACCAGATAGTTTGGACGAAGCTGCGGAAATTGATGGGGCTGATCGTTTTACAACTTATCGTCGAATCATCTTTCCAATGTTGAAGCCCATGCATGCGACAACTTTGATTATCAATGCTCTCTGGTTCTGGAATGACTTTATGTTACCACTTTTGATTCTAAATAAGGATTCCAAGATGTGGACTTTGCCTCTCTTCCAGTACAACTACCAAGGTCAGTACTTCAATGACTATGGCCCAAGTTTTGCATCCTATATTGTGGGAATTGTAACGATAACCATTGTCTACCTCATCTTTCAAAAACATATCATTTCAGGAATGAGTAACGGGGCAGTGAAGTAA
- a CDS encoding carbohydrate ABC transporter permease: protein MAIRKFLNKYWGWTFLLIPLALQAIFFYFPMVQGAFYSLTNWTGLTYNYKFVGLNNYKLLMIDGKFFTAIAFTLILTLALIVGEITIGMVVARALNSKMKGQTFFRAWFFFPAVLSGLTVSLIFKQFFNYGLPTIGRILGIGFLQESLLGTPVGAVVATIFVLLWQGVAMPIILFLAGLQSIPSDILEAASIDGATSKQTFWKIELPYLLPTISMVFILALKSGLTAFDQIFALTSGGPNNATTSLGLLVYNYAFKSNQYGYANAIALILFLIIGIVSLIQIKLSKKFEI, encoded by the coding sequence ATGGCTATTCGAAAATTTTTAAATAAATACTGGGGTTGGACATTTTTGCTTATCCCGCTTGCTTTACAAGCTATCTTCTTTTACTTTCCAATGGTACAAGGTGCTTTCTATAGTTTGACTAACTGGACTGGATTGACCTATAATTACAAATTTGTTGGTTTGAATAACTACAAATTGCTGATGATTGATGGGAAATTCTTCACAGCCATAGCCTTTACTTTGATTTTAACTCTGGCATTGATTGTTGGAGAGATTACAATTGGGATGGTTGTGGCACGAGCCTTAAATTCTAAGATGAAAGGACAGACCTTCTTTAGAGCTTGGTTCTTTTTCCCGGCTGTTTTGTCTGGTTTGACAGTTTCCTTGATTTTTAAACAATTTTTCAACTATGGTCTTCCAACGATTGGAAGAATTTTAGGGATTGGTTTTTTACAAGAGAGTCTATTGGGGACACCAGTCGGAGCGGTAGTGGCAACTATTTTTGTTCTTCTATGGCAAGGAGTAGCAATGCCAATCATTCTCTTTCTAGCTGGTCTTCAGAGTATTCCATCTGATATTTTAGAGGCTGCATCAATTGATGGTGCAACAAGCAAACAAACTTTTTGGAAAATTGAATTACCCTATTTGCTTCCAACGATTTCGATGGTTTTTATTCTGGCTCTTAAGTCTGGCCTGACTGCCTTTGACCAGATATTTGCCTTGACGAGTGGTGGTCCAAATAATGCTACAACGTCTCTTGGACTTTTAGTCTACAACTATGCTTTCAAGAGTAATCAATATGGATATGCGAATGCAATTGCCTTGATTTTATTCTTAATTATTGGAATTGTCTCTCTTATCCAAATCAAGCTATCAAAGAAATTTGAAATCTAA
- a CDS encoding extracellular solute-binding protein: protein MKWYKKAGFLLVAGASLLGLVACGQNNQSADGKVTIEFFNQKTEMADTLQRIVDDFEKEHPNIDVKLTTVPSAGIVLKTRILSGDVPDIINIYPQNMDFQEWAKAGYFADMTGKPYLENIKNDYAEKYAINNKVYSVPLTANLYGIYYNKTKFKELGLEEPKTFKEFQEIVKKIKDSGNSPFAVAGNEGWTLNGYHQLSLITITGSGDAANSYLRFSKPNAISADDAILKADAERLDLLADNAQDGWRGASYNDAVVAFSSGKAWMMPQGSWALAAINQQDPKFEVGMFAFPGEEVGKEVTVGAGDMALSTSATTKHPKETEEFISYMTSPKAMQSYYDVDGSPVAVKGIQEKEDSALADISKLAFTDKHYVWLGQHWNSEEDFFNLTAGYLMDKNLKNMANNLNAFFNPMKADLD, encoded by the coding sequence ATGAAATGGTATAAGAAAGCAGGTTTTCTTTTAGTAGCTGGGGCAAGTTTACTAGGCTTAGTGGCTTGTGGTCAGAACAATCAATCAGCTGATGGTAAGGTAACGATTGAGTTTTTTAACCAGAAGACCGAGATGGCGGATACCTTGCAAAGGATAGTGGATGATTTTGAGAAGGAACACCCTAATATTGATGTGAAGTTGACTACAGTACCTTCAGCTGGAATTGTTCTGAAGACTCGGATTTTATCAGGAGATGTTCCAGATATTATTAATATCTATCCTCAAAATATGGATTTTCAGGAGTGGGCGAAGGCAGGCTATTTTGCAGATATGACAGGAAAACCCTATCTTGAGAACATCAAGAATGACTATGCCGAAAAGTATGCAATCAATAACAAGGTTTATAGTGTGCCTTTAACGGCTAACCTCTATGGAATCTATTACAATAAAACAAAATTTAAAGAATTAGGACTTGAGGAACCGAAGACTTTTAAAGAGTTTCAAGAGATTGTTAAGAAGATAAAAGATAGTGGGAATTCTCCATTTGCAGTTGCAGGCAATGAAGGCTGGACATTAAATGGTTACCACCAACTTTCTCTCATTACTATTACAGGTAGTGGAGATGCGGCTAATAGCTACCTTCGCTTTTCAAAACCAAATGCTATCTCTGCAGATGATGCTATTTTAAAAGCCGATGCAGAACGACTCGATTTATTGGCAGATAATGCTCAAGATGGTTGGCGTGGAGCCTCTTATAATGATGCAGTGGTAGCATTTTCGAGTGGAAAAGCCTGGATGATGCCACAAGGATCATGGGCATTAGCGGCAATTAATCAACAGGATCCAAAATTTGAGGTGGGGATGTTTGCCTTTCCAGGAGAAGAAGTAGGAAAAGAAGTTACTGTTGGTGCAGGGGACATGGCATTATCAACTTCAGCTACTACTAAACATCCGAAAGAAACCGAAGAATTTATCAGCTATATGACTAGTCCAAAAGCTATGCAGTCATACTATGATGTAGATGGATCACCAGTTGCGGTGAAAGGCATACAGGAAAAAGAAGATTCAGCGCTTGCAGATATTTCTAAACTGGCATTTACGGACAAACATTATGTTTGGTTGGGTCAACACTGGAATTCTGAAGAAGACTTTTTTAATCTAACTGCAGGTTACTTGATGGATAAAAATCTGAAAAATATGGCAAACAATCTCAATGCTTTCTTTAATCCAATGAAGGCAGATTTGGACTAG